A single genomic interval of Gossypium raimondii isolate GPD5lz chromosome 11, ASM2569854v1, whole genome shotgun sequence harbors:
- the LOC105802287 gene encoding glutathione hydrolase 1, with the protein MSFLRLLCTSIAFLFVLLSPAASNISSSTKRRREEVVAHRGAVATDDGRCSKIGVDVLRIGGHAVDAAVAASLCLGVVSPASSGIGGGAFMLLREANGKAQAFDMRETAPLKASMNMYAGNAALKATGALSVAVPGELAGLHKAWKQHGRLPWERLVKPAEILARKGFKISPYLRTQMESSKSAILADKGLREVFTSNGELLQVGDICYNKKLAETLRKISIYGTKPFYNGSIGLNLVRDIQRAGGIMTLDDLKRYEVKMREPISANILGLKVLSMPPPSSGGVSMVLALNILTQYAVPSGLLGSLGIHRLIESLKHAFAVRMNLGDPEFVDVSKFVTDMISLEFAKKLKSTIYDNMTFGPNHYGGRRRWSQVHDHGTSHISIADSYQNAVSMTTTVNAYFGSKILSPSTGIVLNNEMDDFSMPINSSRNTPPPAPPNFIRPGKKPLSSMTPTIVLKDEKLKGVVGASGGSNIIAATTEVFLNHFARGMDPLSSVMAPRIYHQLIPNVVIYENWTTVTGDHFEVSSSIRSDLQKKGHTLRGLAGGAISQFIVHKLEGRKGKGSSGELVAVSDPRKGGIPAGF; encoded by the exons ATGTCAT TTCTGAGATTGTTATGCACCTCCATTGCATTTCTATTTGTTCTGTTGTCGCCTGCTGCTTCAAATATAAGTAGTTCTACCAAACGGCGACGAGAGGAAGTCGTTGCGCATCGAGGTGCTGTTGCTACTGACGATGGCCGATGTTCGAAAATTGGGGTTGATGTTCTTCGGATCGGAGGTCATGCAGTTGATGCAGCGGTGGCTGCTTCGCTGTGCTTGGGCGTTGTAAGCCCTGCATCGAGTGGCATAGGTGGAGGAGCCTTTATGCTACTAAGGGAAGCTAATGGGAAAGCACAAGCATTTGATATGAGAGAAACAGCGCCATTGAAAGCTTCCATG AACATGTATGCTGGAAATGCTGCTTTAAAGGCAACGGGAGCTCTCTCTGTAGCAGTGCCAGGGGAACTTGCAGGCCTTCACAAAGCTTGGAAACAACATGGGAGGCTTCCATGGGAACGGCTCGTGAAACCGGCCGAGATTCTTGCTCGAAAAGGGTTCAAGATTTCGCCATATCTCCGAACTCAGATGGAAAGTTCGAAATCAGCAATATTGGCAGATAAAGGGCTCCGAGAGGTCTTCACATCAAATGGGGAGCTTCTGCAAGTAGGTGACATATGTTACAACAAGAAACTAGCAGAAACTCTTCGAAAGATTTCAATATACGGTACCAAGCCATTCTATAATGGATCCATTGGATTGAATCTGGTAAGAGATATTCAAAGAGCTGGAGGGATAATGACATTAGATGACTTGAAGAGGTACGAAGTTAAAATGAGGGAACCAATCTCAGCTAATATTCTAGGCCTTAAAGTTCTTAGTATGCCACCTCCTTCCTCTGGGGGTGTTTCAATGGTGCTT GCATTGAACATTCTTACACAGTATGCAGTCCCTTCCGGTCTTTTGGGGTCGCTTGGAATCCATAGATTAATCGAATCCTTGAAGCATGCATTTGCTGTGAGGATGAATTTAGGTGATCCAGAATTCGTCGATGTTTCGAAATTCGTAACTGATATGATCTCTCTTGAGTTTGCAAAGAAGTTGAAGAGCACAATCTATGACAACATGACTTTTGGCCCCAATCACTACGGTGGAAG GCGGAGGTGGAGCCAAGTTCATGATCATGGAACTAGTCATATATCCATTGCTGATAGCTATCAAAACGCAGTTTCTATGACTACTACAGTAAATGCATATTTTGGATCAAAAATACTGTCGCCAAGTACTGGAATAGTCCTCAATAATGAAATGGATGACTTCTCCATGCCTATAAACAGTTCCAGAAATACGCCTCCACCAGCACCACCCAACTTCATCCGCCCTGGGAAAAAGCCTTTATCGTCTATGACACCCACTATTGTGTTGAAG GATGAGAAGTTGAAAGGAGTGGTTGGTGCAAGTGGGGGATCCAATATCATTGCAGCGACTACTGAGGTTTTCTTGAACCATTTCGCTCGAGGGATGGATCCGCTCTCGTCTGTAATGGCTCCCAGGATCTACCATCAG CTGATACCCAATGTGGTGATATACGAGAATTGGACGACAGTGACTGGAGATCACTTCGAAGTTTCAAGTAGCATCAGGAGTGACCTTCAAAAGAAGGGTCATACTTTACGAGGCCTAGCCGGTGGGGCGATTAGCCAATTTATAGTTCATAAATTGGAAGGTCGTAAGGGCAAGGGAAGCAGTGGAGAACTTGTAGCAGTCAGTGACCCTAGAAAAGGAGGGATCCCTGCTGGTTTCTGA
- the LOC105802286 gene encoding 60S ribosomal protein L30: MVASKKTKKTHESINNRLALVMKSGKYTLGYKTVLKSLRSSKGKLIIISNNCPPLRKSEIEYYAMLCKVGVHHYNGNNNDLGTACGKYFRVSCLSIVDPGDSDIIKSLPGDH, from the exons ATGGTGGCCAGCAAGAAAACG AAGAAGACCCATGAGAGCATCAACAACAGGTTGGCTCTCGTTATGAAGAGTGGGAAATACACTCTTGGTTATAAAACAGTGCTTAAGTCCCTCAGGAGCTCCAAAG GGAAACTGATTATCATTTCGAACAATTGTCCACCGCTGAGGAAATCTGAGATTGAATACTATGCAATGCTCTGTAAAGTTGGAGTTCACCATTACAATGGAA ACAATAATGATCTAGGAACTGCTTGTGGGAAATACTTCCGTGTATCCTGCTTGAGTATCGTCGACCCCG GTGATTCTGACATCATCAAGTCTCTACCAGGTGACCACTAA